taatcttcaaggcatgcttggtgACTTTTCTCAGAATGCCTAGAATGTCCAAGGGTCttcacacaaagatgtctctattggtgtggaggaagtcgatgagcacgctttcctataaggaggaaagcatggtgccaatgcacaccactttACCTTTGgagccactggggtctatgaggacctccttggcgccctctataggctcgaaagacccggttgaccgcttggggtcaggtgcttcttcaacgacctcctccctgatggccgcaagctctctAGAGGCCACAATTGCCATGGCATGTTTGTAGCACTcaacctcacactcgtaggcatgctggaaggaggtgccaatggtgatgaccccgcatggacccgacatcttgaacttcagataggtgtagttggggatcaccatgaacttcatgtagcatggacttcccaggatggtgtggta
This DNA window, taken from Miscanthus floridulus cultivar M001 chromosome 13, ASM1932011v1, whole genome shotgun sequence, encodes the following:
- the LOC136499878 gene encoding uncharacterized protein is translated as MPGKQAMPLGQIDLPVTFGYLTNYRTETLTFEVIEFHKTYHTILGSPCYMKFMVIPNYTYLKFKMSGPCGVITIGTSFQHAYECEVECYKHAMAIVASRELAAIREEVVEEAPDPKRSTGSFEPIEGAKEVLIDPSGSKGKVVCIGTMLSSL